Genomic DNA from Candidatus Glassbacteria bacterium:
CATCCCTTGCTGTCGCCGGTCTGTGTTATGCGTTACCATCACCTCTCGGCGTGCCACGGTGTGTCCCAGCGCGCCCGAAAACATTACACCCGATTCGATCAGGCAAGGAGCGATCCATGAATAAAACCGTTTATCCGCTGGCAAGAACAACCCTTTCCGACGATGGAAAATTTGCCGGACCCGTGGCCTTTTCCAATGGGGTCAAGGTGAGTGGGGGTGATTTGCTGTTCATTTCCGGCCAGTTGGCCTTCGACGGAAATATGGAGTTGACCGGAAAGGGCGATATGGGCGCCCAAACCCGCCAGGTATTGAATAATATCGCCAAGGTGCTCGATCAAGCGGGGGGAACCTTCCAGGACATCGTCCGGGTGACGGTGTACGTGAAGGATATCTCCCGGTTCCGCGAAATTCACGACGCCCGCCTGGAATTCTTCGACGCGGAGCATCTCCCGGCTTCCACCATGGTGGAAATCTCCGAATTCGTCCATGACGATGCGCTCATCGAAATCGACGCCATCGCCGTGATCGCTGGATCATAGCGGGAGGAAGGAGAGGGAGGTCAGAGCGAATAGGTTTCCCGGCCTCCCGGTGTTGCGATGGTGAGCCGGTTCCCGGGGCCGCCGGCTTCTTCGCAATAGCCCACCCGGCGCACGCCGATTCCATG
This window encodes:
- a CDS encoding RidA family protein; this translates as MNKTVYPLARTTLSDDGKFAGPVAFSNGVKVSGGDLLFISGQLAFDGNMELTGKGDMGAQTRQVLNNIAKVLDQAGGTFQDIVRVTVYVKDISRFREIHDARLEFFDAEHLPASTMVEISEFVHDDALIEIDAIAVIAGS